One Cryptosporangium aurantiacum DNA window includes the following coding sequences:
- a CDS encoding zinc-binding dehydrogenase has translation MKAVVFDQFGGPLSVTDVPDPSPAPHGVVVAVDATGVCRSDWHGWQGHDPDVRLPHVPGHELSGTVVAVGADVRRWRPGDVVTTPFVTACGTCPECATGNQQVCREQTQPGFTGWGSFAEYVALDHADVNLVRVTGDPVGAAALGCRVATAFRAVTDVARVRAGEFVAVHGCGGVGLSAVAIAVAAGARVIATDPSADARPLAIAFGAEHVLDPADSDTLVELTDGGAHVSLDAVGHPAACEASIRCLRRRGRHVQVGLLPPAAGRPVVPMDRVIAYELQVLGSHGMAAHDYPRLLNLALPLDRLVTRELPLSAGPSALREVGVTPGITVLRPARRGAQASPASGRPAEGRGSGV, from the coding sequence ATGAAAGCGGTCGTCTTCGACCAGTTCGGCGGCCCGCTGAGCGTCACCGACGTACCCGACCCGAGCCCGGCGCCGCACGGCGTGGTGGTCGCGGTCGACGCGACCGGCGTCTGCCGGAGCGACTGGCACGGCTGGCAGGGGCACGATCCGGACGTCAGGCTGCCGCACGTCCCGGGGCACGAGCTGTCGGGCACGGTCGTGGCGGTCGGTGCGGACGTGCGGCGTTGGCGGCCGGGCGACGTCGTCACCACGCCGTTCGTCACCGCGTGCGGGACCTGCCCGGAGTGCGCGACCGGGAACCAGCAGGTGTGCCGCGAGCAGACCCAGCCGGGCTTCACCGGCTGGGGTTCGTTCGCCGAGTACGTGGCGCTCGACCACGCCGACGTCAACCTCGTCCGGGTGACCGGTGACCCGGTCGGGGCCGCGGCGCTGGGCTGCCGCGTCGCGACGGCGTTCCGCGCGGTCACCGACGTCGCTCGCGTCCGCGCCGGGGAGTTCGTCGCCGTGCACGGGTGCGGCGGCGTCGGCCTGTCGGCCGTCGCGATCGCGGTGGCCGCAGGTGCACGAGTGATCGCTACTGATCCTTCGGCGGACGCCAGGCCGCTGGCCATCGCGTTCGGCGCGGAACACGTCCTCGATCCCGCGGACTCCGACACGCTCGTCGAGCTCACCGACGGCGGCGCACACGTCTCGCTCGACGCCGTCGGGCACCCGGCCGCCTGCGAGGCGTCGATCCGGTGCCTGCGCCGCCGCGGCCGCCACGTTCAGGTCGGGTTGTTGCCGCCGGCCGCCGGTCGGCCGGTCGTCCCGATGGACCGGGTGATCGCGTACGAGCTGCAGGTGCTGGGCAGCCACGGCATGGCCGCCCACGACTACCCGCGGCTGCTGAACCTGGCGCTGCCCCTGGATCGCCTGGTGACGCGTGAGCTGCCGCTGTCCGCGGGGCCGTCGGCGCTGCGGGAGGTGGGCGTGACCCCGGGCATCACGGTCCTGCGGCCGGCTCGCCGTGGGGCGCAGGCGTCACCGGCCTCGGGCCGGCCCGCCGAGGGACGCGGAAGCGGGGTCTAA
- a CDS encoding ATP-binding cassette domain-containing protein translates to MSGALVAEGLHYRYSRRGPDVLRGLDWAVAPATRTVLLGPEKSGKSTLLRLLAHVDRPRSGRVYLTEGGDARRIVGWLPQKPPWLSGLTVRDQVAYVGWLKGLSKSDAAARATDCLGHVGLADAAGQLTQGLKPWQRSRLALAEGLVHDARFLILDEPTAELEPPDRAKFWNVVRRLSRDLAVVVSTSDTREAAVEGIDRVAVLSGGAFRFAGARDAFLQLAPAAAPIPRNRKLDATERAAWAAYWSLLGEEAR, encoded by the coding sequence ATGTCGGGCGCGCTCGTCGCCGAAGGGTTGCACTACCGCTACTCCCGGCGAGGGCCCGACGTCCTTCGCGGGCTGGACTGGGCGGTGGCTCCGGCGACCCGCACCGTACTGCTCGGCCCGGAGAAGTCCGGCAAGTCGACGCTGCTGCGCCTGCTGGCGCACGTCGACCGGCCTCGCAGCGGCCGGGTCTACCTCACCGAGGGCGGTGACGCGCGCCGCATCGTCGGCTGGCTCCCGCAGAAGCCACCCTGGCTCTCCGGCCTGACCGTGCGCGACCAGGTCGCGTACGTCGGCTGGCTGAAAGGGCTGAGCAAGTCGGACGCGGCCGCGCGCGCCACCGACTGCCTGGGCCACGTGGGCCTCGCGGACGCGGCCGGCCAGCTCACGCAGGGACTGAAGCCGTGGCAGCGCTCCCGGCTCGCGCTCGCCGAGGGACTGGTGCACGACGCGCGGTTCCTCATCCTCGACGAACCGACCGCGGAGCTGGAACCACCCGACCGCGCGAAGTTCTGGAACGTGGTCCGGCGGCTGTCCAGGGACCTCGCGGTGGTCGTCTCCACCAGCGACACCCGGGAGGCCGCGGTCGAGGGCATCGACCGCGTCGCGGTCCTGTCCGGCGGTGCCTTCCGGTTCGCCGGGGCGCGGGACGCGTTTCTCCAGCTCGCCCCTGCGGCGGCTCCCATTCCCCGCAACCGCAAGTTGGACGCTACTGAGCGCGCCGCCTGGGCCGCCTACTGGTCGCTGCTGGGCGAGGAGGCCCGCTGA
- a CDS encoding DUF7224 domain-containing protein: protein MPPKLAARSASLLGLALLFACAVPFAFMFYAPEELDYGVSLTAEIAQSVYLGTALSIAAAVRAIGLRNGGVFARGSVRPPLVILLNAIWPLFAFGLVAHLLVVLVGGAFAGFRIALGILGVSLVVLMAQILFGAWVGLVLAPMRALIVLLVVPLAWMLVPGWAKMPLVNQLNGQFAGCCTGAETYSRTAAWGSLLVGVGVLAAILVAIALLGATRTVGTDGVFSGEARRRSAAVAIAVPVVVAVAALVIPPDTTGWAATAKRADDTRCFDGTPEICLRPEHVDDLPEVRAALRELEYRWGLYGVPLPKTVSEAGGVGRVRFQYGPDHTRDIVKATIALNSVPSAESCYQKPLPPVHDRPLVAAVDHLTVWLTALTGGLTTDEVREWVSDPANMQEAWDVRNLTNDAQAAWYREQVAVIESCGGRDA from the coding sequence ATGCCGCCGAAGCTCGCTGCCCGCTCGGCCAGCCTCCTGGGGCTCGCCCTGCTCTTCGCCTGCGCGGTTCCGTTCGCGTTCATGTTCTACGCGCCGGAGGAGCTCGACTACGGCGTCTCGCTCACCGCCGAGATCGCGCAGAGCGTCTATCTCGGAACGGCGCTGAGCATCGCCGCAGCCGTCCGCGCGATCGGACTCCGCAACGGCGGCGTGTTCGCGCGCGGCAGCGTCCGCCCGCCGCTCGTGATCCTGCTGAACGCGATCTGGCCGCTGTTCGCGTTCGGCCTCGTCGCGCACCTGCTCGTGGTGCTGGTCGGCGGAGCGTTCGCCGGCTTCCGGATCGCGCTCGGCATCCTCGGTGTGAGCCTGGTCGTCCTGATGGCCCAGATCCTGTTCGGAGCGTGGGTCGGTCTGGTCCTGGCGCCGATGCGCGCGCTGATCGTCCTGCTCGTCGTACCACTGGCGTGGATGCTGGTCCCCGGCTGGGCGAAGATGCCGCTGGTCAACCAGCTCAACGGGCAGTTCGCCGGCTGCTGCACGGGTGCCGAGACGTACTCCCGGACCGCCGCGTGGGGATCGCTGCTGGTCGGCGTCGGGGTGCTGGCCGCGATTCTGGTCGCGATCGCGCTCCTCGGCGCGACGCGGACCGTCGGTACTGACGGCGTGTTCTCCGGCGAGGCCCGGCGCCGGTCCGCGGCGGTCGCGATCGCGGTGCCGGTCGTAGTCGCGGTGGCCGCGCTCGTGATCCCGCCGGACACGACCGGCTGGGCCGCGACCGCGAAGCGCGCGGACGACACCCGGTGCTTCGACGGTACGCCGGAGATCTGCCTCCGCCCCGAGCACGTCGACGACCTCCCGGAAGTGCGGGCCGCGCTCCGTGAGCTCGAATATCGGTGGGGGCTCTACGGCGTGCCGTTACCGAAGACGGTCAGCGAGGCCGGAGGCGTGGGGCGCGTCCGCTTCCAGTACGGCCCGGACCACACCCGGGACATCGTCAAGGCCACGATCGCGCTCAACTCCGTGCCGAGCGCCGAGAGCTGCTACCAGAAGCCGCTGCCGCCGGTCCACGACCGCCCGCTGGTGGCTGCCGTCGACCACCTCACGGTCTGGCTGACGGCACTCACCGGAGGGCTCACGACGGATGAAGTTCGGGAATGGGTGAGCGACCCGGCCAACATGCAGGAGGCGTGGGACGTCAGGAATCTCACCAACGACGCGCAGGCCGCCTGGTATCGCGAGCAGGTCGCGGTGATCGAGTCCTGCGGCGGCCGGGACGCTTAG
- a CDS encoding PilZ domain-containing protein — MTIPLPAGTQMILTGPAQAVELLSLAPAELGDQGEIPVLVMGSDVPPQRGMISIPTPFGVMRTIAALDAEQGVVTLKMAKIPPAWQRRDAHRMPLAVPIRGTTVSLPALAGAGAPSSNRPVRFNGTTIDISPGGLSANLTVESDGLRLPPGVRDVFLEIDPFGPQPVAATLRVVDVRSDRLRGEFEYLQPSDWLHLAKLARDAAELPPLE; from the coding sequence ATGACCATCCCCCTCCCCGCCGGCACTCAGATGATCCTGACCGGTCCGGCCCAGGCCGTCGAATTACTGAGCCTCGCTCCGGCCGAGCTGGGCGACCAGGGAGAGATCCCCGTGCTGGTCATGGGCTCCGACGTCCCGCCGCAGCGCGGCATGATCAGCATCCCCACGCCGTTCGGCGTCATGCGCACGATCGCGGCGCTCGACGCCGAGCAGGGCGTCGTCACGCTCAAGATGGCGAAGATCCCGCCCGCCTGGCAGCGCCGCGACGCCCACCGGATGCCGCTCGCCGTCCCGATCCGCGGCACCACGGTCTCGCTGCCCGCGCTGGCCGGCGCGGGGGCACCGAGCTCCAACCGCCCGGTCCGCTTCAACGGTACGACGATCGACATCTCCCCCGGCGGCCTGTCGGCCAACCTCACCGTCGAGTCTGACGGCCTGCGGCTGCCGCCGGGCGTCCGGGACGTGTTCCTGGAGATCGACCCGTTCGGCCCGCAGCCGGTGGCCGCGACGCTGCGCGTGGTCGACGTCCGCTCCGACCGGCTCCGGGGCGAGTTCGAGTACCTCCAGCCCAGCGACTGGCTGCACCTGGCCAAACTCGCCCGCGACGCCGCGGAGCTGCCCCCGCTGGAGTAA
- a CDS encoding DUF6924 domain-containing protein — translation MPSLPQPDDLTSLILRTDFTDDRAWNELRQTVGTDGASYASDPSFADVTIQALIDTDTAADPDHQLTYVFLADALTMTDDEHPLLALDLFDEPGRTFRVAPRWFLDISANLGIGNLGFDEFADAADESGTYRGSGASQSD, via the coding sequence GTGCCGTCACTGCCTCAGCCTGATGACCTGACCTCGCTGATCCTGCGGACCGACTTCACCGACGATCGAGCCTGGAACGAGCTCAGACAAACAGTGGGAACCGACGGCGCGTCCTACGCCAGCGATCCCTCGTTCGCTGACGTGACCATCCAAGCTCTGATCGATACCGACACCGCCGCTGATCCGGATCACCAGCTGACCTACGTGTTCCTCGCGGACGCGCTCACCATGACCGACGACGAGCACCCACTCCTAGCCCTCGACCTCTTCGACGAGCCCGGTCGCACGTTCCGCGTAGCTCCTCGATGGTTCCTCGACATCTCGGCGAACCTCGGTATCGGCAACCTCGGCTTCGACGAATTCGCCGACGCCGCGGACGAGTCCGGCACCTACCGAGGTTCCGGCGCATCGCAGTCCGACTGA
- a CDS encoding SMI1/KNR4 family protein, whose protein sequence is MESLGRVTELIFGAVRAPEEVLEGASPAQLARLEERLGRKLPEELGALLTICNGGALGPGGIYGQRPDNTYLDLPSVLELFPEWAALGWLPVAGDGCGNYWVLLGDGRVGFVDTMSHSGALDRVSDPDLFSFVERILVDDQVAK, encoded by the coding sequence ATGGAGAGCCTCGGGCGAGTCACCGAGTTGATCTTCGGTGCCGTCCGAGCACCTGAGGAAGTACTTGAAGGAGCCTCGCCGGCGCAGTTGGCGCGACTCGAGGAGCGGCTTGGGCGGAAACTGCCCGAGGAACTGGGTGCGCTGCTCACCATCTGCAACGGCGGTGCCCTGGGACCAGGTGGTATCTACGGGCAACGTCCCGACAACACCTACCTGGACCTTCCGAGCGTGTTGGAGCTCTTCCCAGAGTGGGCCGCCCTCGGCTGGCTCCCGGTTGCCGGGGACGGCTGCGGCAACTATTGGGTGTTGCTCGGCGATGGCCGGGTCGGCTTTGTCGACACGATGAGCCATTCCGGAGCCCTGGACAGAGTCTCAGACCCCGACCTGTTCTCCTTCGTCGAACGGATCCTCGTTGATGACCAGGTCGCCAAGTAG